From Mustela erminea isolate mMusErm1 chromosome 1, mMusErm1.Pri, whole genome shotgun sequence, a single genomic window includes:
- the HES1 gene encoding LOW QUALITY PROTEIN: transcription factor HES-1 (The sequence of the model RefSeq protein was modified relative to this genomic sequence to represent the inferred CDS: deleted 5 bases in 5 codons), with protein sequence MPADIMEKNSSSPVAATPASVNTTPDKPKTASEHRKSSKPIMEKRRRARINESLSQLKTLILDALKKDSSRHSKLEKADILEMTVKHLRNLQRAQMTAALSTDPSVLGKYRAGFSECMNEVTRFLSTCEGVNTEVRTPAACGHLANCMTQINAMTYPGQPHPALQAPPPPPPPDPGGPQHAPFAPPPPLVPIPGGAAPPPGGAPCKLGSPAGEAAKVFGGFQVVPAPDGQFAFLIPNGAFAHSGPVIPVYTSNSGTSVGPNAVSPSSGPSLTADSMWRPWRN encoded by the exons atgcCAGCTGATATAATGGAGAAAAATTCCTCGTCCCCGGTGGCTGCTACCCCAGCCAGTGTCAACACGACACCGGATAAACCAAAGACAGCATCTGAGCACAGAAAG tcCTCAAAGCCTATCATGGAGAAAAGACGAAGagcaagaataaatgaaagtctGAGCCAGCTGAAAACACTGATTTTGGATGCTCTTAAGAAAGAT AGCTCACGGCATTCCAAGCTGGAGAAGGCGGACATTCTGGAAATGACAGTGAAGCACCTCCGGAACCTGCAGCGGGCGCAGATGACGG CCGCGCTTAGCACAGACCCGAGCGTGCTGGGGAAGTACCGTGCCGGCTTCAGCGAGTGCATGAACGAGGTGACCCGCTTCCTGTCCACGTGCGAGGGCGTTAACACTGAGGTGCGCACACCC GCTGCCTGCGGCCACCTGGCCAACTGCATGACCCAGATCAACGCCATGACCTACCCGGGGCAGCCGCACCCCGCA TTgcaggcgccgccgccgccgcccccgccg gACCCGGGCGGTCCGCAGCACGCGCCGTTCGCA CCGCCACCGCCGCTCGTGCCCATCCCCGGGGGCGCGGCG CCCCCTCCCGGCGGCGCGCCCTGCAAGCTGGGCAGCCCCGCTGGAGAGGCTGCTAAGGTGTTCGGCGGTTTCCAGGTGGTGCCGGCTCCAGACGGCCAATTTGCCTTCCTCATCCCCAACGGGGCCTTCGCTCACAGTGGCCCCGTCATCCCAGTCTACACCAGCAACAGCGGGACCTCTGTGGGCCCGAACGCAGTGTCGCCTTCCAGCGGCCCCTCGCTCACGGCGGACTCCATGTGGAGGCCGTGGCGGAACTGA